The following coding sequences lie in one Pseudomonas svalbardensis genomic window:
- a CDS encoding chemotaxis protein CheW, translating into MLEHRTSNLTGLLLPLADRNLILPNVAVAELIDYQPSAFDLDTPPWYLGRVMWRNRQIPLLSFESACGQKIVIGERARIVILNALGGRPDLKFIALLVQGIPRSYKLDSQLSYVDVPLCSLEQAAVQVGEQVAKVPDLLALEELLVNAGLT; encoded by the coding sequence ATGCTTGAGCACCGCACCAGCAACCTCACCGGCCTGTTGCTGCCCTTGGCTGACCGCAACCTGATTTTGCCCAACGTCGCGGTTGCGGAGCTTATTGATTACCAACCCAGCGCCTTCGACCTCGACACGCCGCCGTGGTACCTCGGGCGGGTCATGTGGCGGAACCGGCAGATACCGTTGCTGAGTTTCGAGTCGGCGTGTGGACAGAAAATCGTCATCGGTGAGCGGGCTCGGATCGTCATCCTCAATGCTCTCGGTGGGCGGCCCGATCTGAAATTCATTGCGTTGCTGGTGCAGGGGATTCCACGGTCTTACAAGCTTGATAGTCAGCTGAGCTATGTGGATGTGCCGTTATGTTCGCTGGAACAGGCGGCGGTGCAGGTGGGCGAGCAAGTGGCCAAGGTGCCGGATTTGCTGGCGTTGGAGGAGTTACTGGTGAATGCCGGGTTGACCTGA
- a CDS encoding Hpt domain-containing protein has product MGDRHDYVALEWVKGEIAETLKVAHQAIETLLDDPQATHALSECLACVHQVHGSLQMVEFYGAALLAEEMEHLTTALQQNRVSHRDETLHLLLQALGQMSIYLDRVQGARRDLPLVVLPLINDLRSARGESLLSETSLFSPQLPDLPPLDEESLALLEPADLPNVLRKLRQMLQMALVGLLREQDGETNFDYLTKVFARLEGLCGNAPLSPLWQVASALVEGMRGGSIANSPALRSLFKEADKELKRLLEQGMPGINQPAPLELLKSLLFYIAKAEHPTGQMLTMKDRYGLDDALPDSAMVDEERARLAGPDRDAMRSVLAALCEELVRVKERLDLFVRSDRQHTSDLESLLAPLRQIADTLAVLGFGQPRKVIIDQLAVVLSLVQGQREPNDAILMDVAGALLYVEATLAGMVGTVEPESQEESRLPTTDLTQIHQIVIKEVRICLQQAKDMIVDYIDADWDRQHLQPLPALLTQVRGALAMIPLSRAASLIETCNHFIREHLLLDPDHPGWQELDSLADVITSIEYYLERLSDDPEAPGEKLLDVAEKSLASLGFFPSEQQVPVLEDVLSPSEAQVMQDLQELDDPETVKSLADVLASPVSSVNPPALTTPGSLLPPPAGEEPVDDELREVFLEETDEVLEILREYLPRWSVNPDDKSALSELRRAFHTLKGSGRMVRALVLGELAWSVENLLNRVLEHSVPPGPAVQQLLGDALNLLPELVAEFANHAQRQRNDVDQLAARAHALAKGNEPILDEDAQDVAALDPLLLEIFRNEAETHLGSLNRFLDKAAEHVPLQASDELQRALHTLKGSASMAGVLPIAELATPLDHLAREYKAHLLALDLDEVELLLEAEGLFRLGLRQLKTDPLADIPGARSLIERTQALLAERLETLLSAPNTGLRIKRDPQLINNFLAQGMDILLDAESLLQRWQQHPGERQELSALLDELTTLGEGAHLADLHPVDELCEALLDLYGAVEESSLAVSEEFFHEAQSAHEALINMLDELAAGQEVSPQPERIRALRGLLDESLDPSAMGLIRSDGSRTLSIRELGSATAELEQTATQVELDDEIVSIFLEEAVDILESAGQALQRWLSDPDNAAPLLSLQRDLHTLKGGARMAEVEPVGELAHELETLYEGLVDRRFAYSEALAHLLQHSHDRLAQLLDQLQNQRPLGDPGEVIEAIREFRQGNASAVETVEPARAEDSPGHDPELLEIFLEEGFDIIENSGAALVRWQAEPSNRQEVETLLRDLHTLKGGARMVEIAPIGDLAHELEFLYEGLSAGVLQPTAALFGLLQSSHDRLAQMLDATRAGQPLPPADQLIDAIKNFSHPAVPETPAPVVVSATPKVEPPAPQPDAGADMVKVSAELLDDLVNLAGETSIFRGRIEQQVNDARVTLSEMETTIERMRDQLRRLDTETQGRILSRQQVEAERLGYEEFDPLEMDRHSQLQQLSRALFESASDLLDLKETLDRRNQDAENLLQQQGRINTELQEGLMRTRMVPFERMLPRLKRIVRQVSGELGKDVEFIVGNAEGEMDRNVLERMAAPLEHMLRNAVDHGLESAEVRIAAGKPAQGRITLDLSREGGDIIFDIRDDGAGVPLDAVRRKAIKRGLLAPDSDISDRDVLQFILQPGFSTAEKITQISGRGVGMDVVHEEVRQLGGSMSIDSVPGQGVHFRIRLPFTVSVNRALMVQCFDDQYAIPLNTIDGIVRVLPNELEGHYRLDPPTYKYAGQHYELCYLGELLKTSHRPKLLGQSLPLPVLLVQCNERHIAVQVDSMAGTREIVVKSLGPQFAAVQGLSGATILGDGRVVLILDLLAPIRAMQARVPQQSATQEAEVEPHKPLLVLVVDDSVTVRKVTSRLLERHGMNVLTAKDGVDAMLLLEDHMPDLMLLDIEMPRMDGFEVATQVRADERLQHLPIIMITSRTGQKHRDRAMAIGVNDYLGKPYQESVLLESITLWSKTHA; this is encoded by the coding sequence ATGGGTGATCGGCACGACTATGTGGCCCTCGAGTGGGTCAAAGGCGAGATTGCCGAAACGCTGAAAGTGGCTCACCAGGCGATTGAAACGTTGCTTGATGACCCGCAGGCGACGCACGCCCTCAGTGAATGCCTGGCGTGCGTCCATCAGGTTCACGGCAGTTTGCAGATGGTCGAGTTCTACGGCGCGGCGCTGCTCGCCGAAGAGATGGAACATCTGACCACCGCCTTGCAACAGAACCGCGTCAGTCATCGCGATGAGACGCTCCACCTGTTGCTGCAAGCCCTTGGGCAGATGTCGATTTACCTCGACCGGGTGCAAGGTGCGCGCCGCGACCTGCCGCTGGTCGTGTTGCCACTGATCAACGATCTGCGCAGCGCCCGTGGCGAAAGCCTGTTGTCGGAAACCAGCCTGTTCAGCCCGCAATTGCCGGACCTGCCGCCCCTGGACGAAGAGTCGCTGGCGCTGCTGGAACCGGCGGATTTACCGAATGTGCTGCGCAAGTTGCGGCAGATGTTGCAGATGGCCCTGGTCGGATTGCTGCGTGAGCAGGACGGCGAAACCAACTTCGATTACCTGACCAAGGTCTTTGCGCGCCTCGAAGGACTGTGCGGCAACGCACCCCTGAGCCCGTTGTGGCAAGTCGCCTCGGCGCTGGTCGAAGGCATGCGCGGCGGCTCGATTGCTAACAGTCCGGCGTTGCGCAGTCTGTTCAAGGAGGCCGACAAAGAACTGAAGCGCCTGCTCGAACAGGGCATGCCCGGAATCAATCAGCCAGCACCGCTGGAGTTGCTCAAGAGTTTGCTGTTCTACATTGCCAAGGCCGAACATCCCACCGGGCAGATGCTGACCATGAAAGATCGCTACGGACTGGACGACGCGCTGCCTGACAGCGCGATGGTCGACGAAGAACGAGCACGGCTGGCCGGCCCCGACCGCGATGCCATGCGCTCGGTGTTGGCCGCTTTGTGTGAAGAGCTGGTGCGGGTCAAGGAACGCCTGGACCTGTTCGTGCGCAGCGACCGCCAGCACACCTCGGACCTCGAAAGCCTGCTGGCGCCCCTGCGGCAAATCGCCGACACCCTGGCGGTGCTTGGTTTCGGCCAGCCACGCAAGGTCATCATCGACCAACTGGCGGTGGTGCTGAGCCTCGTTCAGGGCCAGCGTGAGCCCAACGACGCGATCCTGATGGACGTCGCCGGTGCTTTGCTCTACGTCGAGGCGACCCTCGCCGGCATGGTCGGCACCGTAGAGCCGGAAAGCCAGGAAGAAAGCCGCCTGCCGACCACCGACCTGACCCAGATCCATCAGATCGTGATCAAGGAAGTGCGCATCTGCCTGCAACAGGCCAAGGACATGATCGTCGACTACATCGACGCCGACTGGGACCGCCAGCACTTGCAGCCATTGCCGGCCTTGCTGACCCAGGTGCGCGGTGCGCTGGCGATGATTCCGTTGAGCCGTGCAGCGAGTCTGATCGAAACGTGCAACCACTTCATCCGCGAGCACCTGCTGCTGGATCCGGATCATCCCGGCTGGCAGGAACTGGACAGCCTGGCCGACGTCATCACCAGCATCGAGTACTACCTGGAGCGCCTCAGCGACGACCCCGAAGCGCCGGGCGAAAAGTTGCTCGACGTCGCGGAAAAGAGCCTGGCCTCACTCGGCTTTTTCCCCAGCGAGCAGCAGGTGCCGGTGCTTGAAGATGTGCTCAGCCCGAGTGAAGCGCAGGTCATGCAGGATCTGCAGGAACTGGATGACCCTGAGACCGTCAAGTCACTGGCCGATGTATTGGCCAGCCCTGTGTCCTCCGTCAATCCGCCTGCCCTGACGACCCCGGGAAGCTTGCTGCCGCCGCCCGCCGGTGAAGAACCGGTGGACGATGAGCTGCGGGAAGTGTTCCTCGAAGAAACCGATGAAGTCCTGGAAATCCTCCGCGAGTACCTGCCGCGCTGGTCGGTTAATCCCGACGATAAATCGGCCCTGAGCGAACTGCGCCGGGCCTTCCATACGCTCAAGGGCAGTGGCCGGATGGTCCGCGCGCTGGTGCTGGGCGAATTGGCCTGGTCCGTGGAAAACCTGCTCAACCGTGTGCTGGAACACAGCGTTCCGCCGGGGCCGGCGGTGCAACAACTGCTGGGCGATGCGCTTAATCTGCTGCCGGAACTGGTGGCCGAGTTTGCCAACCATGCTCAGCGCCAGCGCAACGACGTTGACCAATTGGCCGCACGCGCCCACGCCTTGGCCAAGGGCAACGAGCCGATACTCGACGAGGACGCACAAGACGTCGCAGCCCTCGATCCGCTGCTCCTTGAGATCTTCCGCAACGAAGCCGAAACCCATTTGGGCAGCCTCAACCGCTTCCTCGATAAAGCCGCCGAGCACGTGCCATTGCAGGCCAGCGACGAGTTGCAGCGGGCGCTGCATACCCTCAAGGGCAGCGCCTCCATGGCTGGCGTATTGCCGATCGCCGAGCTGGCAACACCGCTGGATCATCTGGCCCGAGAGTACAAGGCGCACCTGCTCGCCCTGGACCTGGACGAAGTCGAACTGTTACTCGAAGCCGAAGGACTGTTCCGTCTCGGGTTGCGACAGCTCAAGACTGATCCATTGGCGGATATTCCCGGTGCCCGCTCATTGATCGAGCGAACCCAGGCGTTGCTGGCCGAGCGGCTGGAAACGCTCCTGAGTGCACCGAATACCGGGTTGCGCATCAAGCGTGATCCGCAACTGATCAACAACTTCCTCGCCCAAGGCATGGACATCCTGCTCGACGCCGAAAGCCTGTTGCAACGCTGGCAGCAACATCCCGGCGAGCGTCAGGAACTCAGCGCATTGCTGGATGAATTGACCACCCTCGGCGAAGGCGCCCACCTGGCTGATCTGCATCCGGTGGATGAACTCTGCGAAGCCTTGCTCGACCTCTATGGTGCGGTGGAAGAAAGCAGTCTGGCGGTCAGCGAGGAGTTTTTCCATGAGGCGCAAAGTGCCCATGAAGCGTTGATCAACATGCTCGACGAACTGGCCGCCGGCCAGGAAGTCAGCCCGCAACCGGAGCGCATTCGGGCCTTGCGCGGGTTGCTCGATGAGAGCCTGGACCCGTCGGCGATGGGGCTGATTCGCAGCGATGGTAGCCGCACGTTGAGCATTCGGGAACTGGGTAGCGCCACGGCCGAACTGGAGCAGACCGCGACCCAGGTTGAGCTGGACGATGAGATCGTTTCGATCTTCCTCGAAGAGGCGGTGGATATCCTCGAAAGCGCCGGCCAGGCCTTGCAGCGCTGGCTGAGCGACCCGGACAACGCTGCGCCGTTGTTGTCGTTGCAGCGAGATTTGCACACCCTCAAAGGTGGTGCGCGGATGGCCGAGGTCGAGCCGGTCGGTGAGCTGGCCCATGAACTGGAAACCCTTTACGAAGGTCTGGTGGACCGCCGCTTCGCCTACAGCGAAGCATTGGCGCACTTGCTGCAACACAGTCATGACCGGCTCGCGCAGCTGCTTGACCAGTTGCAGAACCAGCGGCCATTGGGCGATCCGGGTGAGGTGATCGAGGCCATTCGCGAGTTTCGCCAGGGCAATGCCAGCGCTGTTGAAACGGTCGAACCGGCACGGGCCGAGGATTCACCGGGGCATGATCCGGAACTTCTGGAGATCTTCCTTGAGGAAGGTTTCGACATCATCGAAAACTCCGGCGCGGCGCTGGTGCGCTGGCAGGCCGAGCCGTCAAATCGTCAGGAAGTGGAAACCCTGCTGCGTGATTTACACACCCTCAAGGGTGGCGCGCGGATGGTGGAAATCGCGCCGATTGGCGACCTCGCCCATGAACTGGAATTTCTCTACGAAGGCCTGTCGGCTGGCGTGTTGCAACCCACCGCCGCGTTGTTCGGCTTGCTGCAAAGCAGTCACGACCGACTGGCGCAGATGCTCGACGCGACCCGTGCCGGTCAGCCATTGCCGCCCGCCGATCAACTGATCGACGCGATCAAGAATTTCAGTCATCCGGCAGTGCCCGAAACACCGGCACCGGTCGTGGTGTCCGCTACGCCGAAAGTCGAGCCGCCAGCACCGCAACCCGATGCCGGCGCGGACATGGTCAAGGTCTCGGCAGAACTGCTCGACGATCTGGTGAACCTGGCCGGCGAAACGTCGATCTTCCGTGGCCGGATCGAACAACAGGTCAACGATGCGCGGGTGACCCTGAGCGAGATGGAAACCACCATCGAGCGCATGCGCGACCAATTGCGCCGGCTCGACACCGAAACCCAAGGGCGGATTCTCAGCCGTCAGCAAGTCGAAGCCGAACGCCTGGGCTACGAAGAATTCGATCCGCTGGAAATGGACCGCCACTCACAGTTGCAGCAACTGTCGCGCGCGCTGTTCGAATCCGCCTCCGACTTGCTCGACCTCAAGGAAACCCTCGACCGACGCAATCAGGACGCGGAAAACCTGCTGCAACAGCAGGGCCGCATCAACACCGAATTGCAGGAAGGCCTGATGCGTACGCGCATGGTGCCGTTCGAACGGATGCTGCCGCGCTTGAAGCGGATCGTCCGCCAGGTCTCCGGCGAGTTGGGGAAAGATGTGGAGTTCATCGTCGGCAATGCCGAAGGCGAGATGGACCGCAACGTCCTCGAGCGCATGGCCGCGCCGTTGGAACACATGCTGCGCAACGCCGTGGATCATGGCCTGGAATCCGCCGAGGTGCGTATCGCGGCGGGTAAACCGGCTCAGGGTCGTATCACGCTCGACCTGTCGCGAGAGGGCGGCGACATCATTTTCGACATCCGCGACGACGGTGCCGGCGTGCCGCTGGACGCGGTGCGGCGCAAGGCGATCAAGCGCGGGTTGCTGGCCCCGGACAGCGACATCAGCGACCGCGATGTGCTGCAATTCATCCTGCAACCGGGGTTCTCCACCGCCGAGAAAATCACCCAGATTTCCGGACGCGGCGTCGGCATGGACGTGGTGCATGAAGAGGTCCGGCAGCTCGGCGGCAGCATGAGCATCGACTCTGTGCCGGGGCAGGGCGTGCACTTCCGGATTCGCCTGCCGTTTACCGTGTCGGTCAACCGGGCGCTGATGGTGCAGTGCTTTGATGATCAGTACGCGATCCCGCTGAACACCATCGACGGCATCGTTCGCGTGCTGCCCAACGAACTTGAAGGGCATTACCGGCTCGATCCGCCGACCTACAAATACGCCGGGCAACACTATGAACTGTGCTACCTCGGCGAACTGCTGAAAACCAGCCACCGCCCGAAACTGCTGGGTCAGAGCCTGCCGCTGCCGGTGTTGCTGGTGCAGTGCAACGAGCGGCACATCGCGGTGCAAGTCGACTCCATGGCCGGCACTCGCGAGATCGTGGTCAAAAGCCTCGGCCCGCAATTCGCGGCGGTGCAGGGGTTGTCCGGGGCCACGATTCTCGGCGATGGGCGGGTGGTGCTGATTCTCGATTTGCTGGCGCCGATCCGTGCGATGCAGGCCCGAGTGCCGCAACAGTCAGCGACTCAGGAGGCGGAGGTCGAGCCGCACAAGCCATTGCTGGTGTTGGTGGTCGACGATTCGGTCACCGTGCGCAAAGTCACCAGCCGTCTGCTGGAACGCCACGGCATGAACGTGCTGACCGCCAAGGACGGTGTCGACGCCATGCTGCTGCTTGAAGATCACATGCCTGACCTGATGCTGCTGGACATCGAAATGCCGCGCATGGACGGCTTCGAAGTCGCGACCCAGGTCCGCGCCGACGAACGTCTGCAGCACCTGCCGATCATCATGATCACCTCCCGCACCGGGCAGAAACACCGCGACCGCGCCATGGCCATCGGCGTCAACGACTACCTCGGCAAGCCGTACCAGGAATCGGTGCTGCTCGAAAGCATCACCCTGTGGAGCAAAACCCATGCTTGA
- a CDS encoding DUF6124 family protein yields MFKATPNPPETDTGSQASLEAEKLKEAADRAFPHYFPPLHEKPAKRRKYHLFAVAPGVDDPEALLANASEDLLSISAIAADLADDVEGSRRSVALAISRLTDGVQLLVERVQDHYEALQMQLRDQAKV; encoded by the coding sequence ATGTTCAAAGCCACTCCCAATCCCCCGGAAACCGACACCGGTTCCCAAGCATCCCTCGAAGCCGAAAAACTCAAGGAAGCCGCCGACCGCGCCTTCCCCCATTACTTCCCGCCACTCCACGAAAAACCGGCCAAGCGCCGTAAATACCACCTCTTCGCCGTTGCCCCAGGTGTCGACGATCCCGAGGCTCTGCTGGCCAATGCTTCCGAAGACTTGCTGTCCATCAGCGCGATTGCTGCTGACTTGGCGGACGATGTCGAAGGCTCACGCCGCTCTGTAGCCTTGGCGATCAGCCGTTTGACGGACGGTGTGCAGTTATTGGTGGAGCGGGTGCAAGATCACTATGAGGCGTTGCAGATGCAGTTGCGGGATCAAGCCAAGGTTTAG